The following proteins are co-located in the Corynebacterium kalinowskii genome:
- a CDS encoding DUF4132 domain-containing protein — protein sequence MDSQLCLKDEIFIDLLWYEQVWNLADPVTVPESTVFDADSARERADQIATHRYSPWCLKGWHFSEAPVNGYPSQEEAKWWLDYLADPEHQDPKEPHWSHTFSPPAALYLLLHCAADPDQCIKVYRDSVLNPSRVGSYDILRILGWRLVWKHLTLDQREQLYRLTSDADNTTQFLNKPVQRAAVLRAVLVGDTSACEPHIEKALRDVAAGEPTSLLETSMIYFAKRVEDRVKLGKLISIASTPEDALLWITNTGRLGFAQLVNRFSERSKDEAKPVIDVLGQRLSGAGVVPLFAQLATTKHAQPAVAWLGKNTDLILQAQLTAEEIQGVQATVRMMDVEKLREHRDAVCPELAKLIGDIIAESELPEFDPTTDWWAEVAYQGKAKKLPSYAQAAALPPLIIDGARLADSEKETLLKAMQTEDRTLPIFQALRERVPATVLDSFAVQLLQFWLNNGAVAKDRWLMTGAGCIGGDDFVLTLTPMIREWPGQSQHKRATYGLDALRNVGSNHALQQIAGIAAKVKFAGIKKRAGEAMEEIAASLGLSRNELEDRIIPDGGLDETGRRVFSYGPRQFVATLTPEGKVVARLLDSDGRPTGKPKTSLPAPNKSDDPELAAESKKEYSLLKKSLTAGAKIQKMRFEEAMVTGRRWSGEDFNSYFAPNPMVRSLLSGTVWGVFDGEQRVALGRLDETGELIDANDEPIDISDSVLTIAHPAELSDAEKSQWGEVFADFELQEAFPQLGRVVHELPADQGDELELKGVATAPIDSRRFVGALKRAGWTRGAVLDNGAYGVFYRYLDGADITAVVQFDPLSVEYEFMEDETEVNGVYLLAGKFDADDLNYGQAPSSSLKQLASWNYQPWHVLSKPLASEAIAAVRAAGA from the coding sequence ATGGATTCGCAGCTTTGCCTTAAAGATGAAATCTTCATAGATCTACTCTGGTATGAACAGGTCTGGAACCTGGCTGACCCAGTCACAGTTCCGGAGTCAACGGTGTTCGATGCTGACTCGGCTCGAGAGCGTGCCGATCAGATTGCAACGCACCGCTATTCGCCGTGGTGTCTGAAGGGCTGGCATTTCTCCGAGGCACCCGTCAATGGGTACCCGTCGCAAGAAGAAGCAAAGTGGTGGCTCGACTACCTTGCCGACCCTGAACATCAGGACCCAAAGGAACCCCACTGGAGTCATACCTTTTCTCCGCCGGCAGCGCTGTATTTGCTGCTGCATTGCGCAGCCGACCCAGATCAATGCATTAAGGTCTATCGGGATAGTGTGTTAAATCCGTCGCGAGTCGGCTCCTACGACATCCTGCGAATTCTAGGATGGCGCTTGGTATGGAAGCACCTCACCCTGGACCAGCGGGAGCAGCTCTATCGTCTCACGAGCGATGCCGACAACACCACACAGTTTCTAAACAAACCGGTGCAACGTGCCGCGGTGCTCAGGGCTGTCTTAGTCGGCGACACTTCAGCCTGCGAACCGCACATTGAAAAGGCGCTGCGGGACGTGGCAGCTGGTGAGCCGACTTCGTTGTTAGAAACATCCATGATCTACTTTGCCAAGAGGGTGGAAGATCGGGTGAAACTGGGCAAACTGATCAGTATTGCTTCCACTCCTGAAGACGCGCTGCTCTGGATCACCAACACCGGACGTCTCGGGTTTGCACAATTGGTCAATAGGTTCAGCGAACGCAGCAAGGATGAGGCGAAACCCGTTATCGACGTCCTCGGGCAACGTCTCAGCGGCGCGGGCGTAGTTCCACTATTCGCCCAGCTGGCTACCACTAAGCACGCGCAACCAGCAGTTGCTTGGCTCGGCAAAAACACCGATCTGATCTTGCAGGCGCAATTGACGGCTGAAGAAATCCAGGGTGTACAGGCGACTGTGCGCATGATGGACGTCGAGAAGCTGCGTGAGCATCGGGACGCGGTGTGCCCAGAGCTCGCCAAGCTTATCGGCGACATCATCGCCGAGTCCGAGCTGCCAGAGTTTGATCCCACAACTGATTGGTGGGCCGAGGTCGCGTACCAGGGCAAAGCGAAGAAATTGCCCTCCTACGCGCAGGCCGCAGCTTTGCCACCCCTCATCATCGACGGGGCACGCTTGGCAGATTCAGAGAAGGAAACACTGCTCAAGGCGATGCAAACGGAAGACCGCACGTTGCCTATTTTCCAGGCGTTACGAGAGCGAGTACCAGCCACGGTGCTGGATTCGTTCGCAGTGCAGTTGTTGCAGTTCTGGCTCAATAACGGTGCGGTGGCCAAGGACCGCTGGCTCATGACCGGCGCTGGTTGCATCGGTGGAGATGATTTCGTGCTCACGCTTACCCCGATGATCCGCGAGTGGCCTGGCCAGTCCCAGCACAAGCGAGCCACTTATGGCCTTGATGCGCTTCGTAATGTTGGCAGCAATCACGCGTTGCAGCAGATCGCGGGCATTGCCGCCAAAGTGAAGTTCGCAGGGATCAAGAAGCGCGCTGGCGAGGCGATGGAGGAAATCGCGGCGTCGCTGGGGCTGAGCCGAAATGAACTCGAGGATCGAATCATCCCTGACGGTGGCCTCGATGAAACCGGACGTCGGGTGTTTTCTTATGGCCCACGGCAGTTCGTTGCGACTTTGACCCCAGAGGGCAAAGTTGTCGCGCGCTTGCTGGACAGTGATGGCCGTCCGACCGGCAAGCCAAAGACTTCGTTGCCAGCACCGAACAAATCTGATGACCCGGAACTCGCAGCCGAGTCGAAGAAGGAATACTCCCTCCTGAAAAAGAGCTTGACCGCCGGAGCGAAGATTCAGAAGATGCGTTTTGAAGAGGCTATGGTCACGGGGCGCCGTTGGAGTGGTGAGGACTTCAACAGCTACTTCGCTCCTAACCCAATGGTCCGCTCGTTGCTGTCTGGAACAGTATGGGGTGTGTTTGACGGTGAGCAGCGCGTGGCGCTAGGTCGCTTGGATGAGACCGGCGAGCTTATCGACGCCAACGACGAACCCATCGACATCAGCGACAGCGTCCTCACCATTGCTCACCCGGCCGAGCTTAGCGACGCCGAAAAGTCTCAATGGGGCGAAGTATTCGCAGATTTTGAACTCCAGGAAGCATTCCCGCAGCTCGGTCGCGTAGTGCATGAGCTCCCGGCAGATCAAGGTGACGAGTTGGAGCTAAAAGGTGTCGCAACTGCTCCGATCGATTCGCGTCGCTTTGTCGGGGCTCTCAAGCGTGCGGGATGGACTCGGGGTGCGGTACTCGACAACGGTGCTTATGGCGTGTTCTACCGCTATCTTGACGGAGCGGATATCACTGCGGTGGTGCAGTTCGATCCACTTTCTGTGGAATACGAATTCATGGAAGACGAAACGGAAGTAAACGGCGTCTATTTGCTGGCTGGCAAGTTTGATGCCGATGATCTGAATTATGGGCAGGCGCCGTCTTCTTCTTTGAAACAACTTGCATCATGGAACTACCAGCCGTGGCACGTGCTGTCCAAGCCACTCGCTAGTGAAGCTATCGCTGCCGTACGTGCTGCTGGGGCCTAG
- a CDS encoding carbohydrate ABC transporter permease, which yields MPAQTAQPKGASRALIYAILVFLTVVFLGPIVFIFQNSFKQKFAISDNPFALPLGEMWAGFENYAVGLMKEGFLSAIFWSFFITILSVIAIVFFSSMTAYYITRVKTWWTNALYFLFVFSMVIPFQMVMFPTVKIADTLGLSNPLGIIVLYLGFGAGLSVFMFAGFVKSIPLEIEEAALIDGCGPLQNYFKVVFPMLKPTAVTVAILNAMWVWNDYLLPYLIIGLSTEYKTIPVVVQSFVGSNGNRDMGAMMAMLVLAIIPIIIFYLATQKHIIEGVAAGAVKG from the coding sequence ATGCCTGCCCAAACAGCACAACCCAAGGGCGCGAGCCGAGCACTGATCTACGCGATCCTCGTGTTCCTCACCGTGGTTTTCCTCGGCCCGATCGTCTTCATCTTCCAGAACTCTTTCAAACAAAAGTTCGCCATCTCAGACAATCCTTTCGCACTGCCGCTGGGCGAGATGTGGGCCGGATTCGAAAACTACGCCGTCGGCCTGATGAAGGAAGGCTTCCTCTCCGCAATTTTCTGGTCCTTCTTCATCACGATCCTCTCCGTCATCGCGATCGTGTTCTTCTCCTCCATGACCGCGTACTACATCACCCGCGTGAAGACCTGGTGGACGAACGCCCTCTACTTCCTGTTCGTGTTCTCCATGGTCATCCCGTTCCAGATGGTGATGTTCCCAACCGTTAAGATCGCCGACACCCTCGGCCTGTCTAACCCGCTCGGCATCATCGTGCTGTACCTGGGTTTCGGCGCGGGTCTGTCGGTGTTTATGTTCGCGGGCTTCGTCAAGTCCATCCCGCTTGAGATCGAAGAAGCAGCGCTTATCGACGGCTGCGGTCCGCTGCAAAACTACTTCAAGGTCGTCTTCCCAATGCTCAAGCCAACGGCAGTAACCGTGGCAATTCTGAACGCCATGTGGGTGTGGAATGACTACCTGCTGCCATACCTGATCATTGGCCTGTCCACCGAGTACAAGACGATCCCGGTGGTGGTGCAGAGTTTCGTCGGCTCCAACGGCAACCGCGACATGGGCGCCATGATGGCAATGCTGGTGCTCGCAATCATCCCGATCATCATCTTCTACCTGGCAACGCAGAAGCACATCATTGAAGGAGTCGCAGCTGGCGCCGTGAAGGGCTAG
- a CDS encoding RecB family exonuclease, with amino-acid sequence MPPKKLLALSPSRASDYKQCPLLYRFRAIDKLPEPSTVAQVKGTLVHAVLEEMHKLPREQRTYPAAVKRLKPHWAKMTAADAELDELVPNEELYDFLVECRSLLRGYFEMENPQGFDAHECEMYVDEVLPNGVPVRGFIDRVDIAPTGEVRVVDYKTGKKPLPQYSQDAQFQMRFYALVYWRLFDQIPAQLRLMYLKVMDSLILTPSKEELEYFERDLGELWAKIEGDGKEGSFRPKTSKLCGWCSFQELCPAFGGTPPEYPGWPGSTADNSAQGEIA; translated from the coding sequence ATGCCTCCCAAGAAACTGCTCGCCCTCTCCCCTTCCCGTGCTTCCGATTACAAGCAGTGCCCGCTGCTCTATCGCTTCCGAGCGATCGATAAGCTCCCAGAGCCGAGCACGGTGGCGCAGGTCAAGGGCACCTTGGTGCACGCTGTGCTGGAGGAAATGCACAAGTTGCCTCGGGAGCAGCGCACCTACCCGGCGGCGGTGAAGCGCTTGAAGCCGCATTGGGCGAAGATGACCGCCGCCGATGCTGAGTTGGATGAGCTGGTCCCCAACGAGGAGCTGTACGACTTCCTCGTTGAATGCCGCAGCCTGCTTCGCGGCTACTTCGAGATGGAAAACCCACAAGGCTTCGACGCCCACGAGTGCGAAATGTACGTCGACGAAGTGCTGCCGAACGGCGTCCCCGTCCGCGGATTCATCGACCGCGTGGATATCGCCCCAACCGGCGAGGTCCGAGTTGTCGACTACAAGACCGGCAAGAAGCCACTTCCCCAGTATTCGCAGGACGCCCAATTCCAGATGCGTTTCTACGCGTTGGTCTACTGGCGGCTCTTCGACCAAATCCCTGCCCAGTTGCGCCTGATGTACCTGAAGGTCATGGATTCACTGATCCTCACCCCTTCGAAGGAAGAGCTGGAATACTTCGAGCGCGACTTGGGCGAGCTGTGGGCGAAGATCGAGGGCGACGGCAAGGAGGGCAGTTTCCGCCCGAAGACGTCGAAGCTATGCGGCTGGTGTTCCTTCCAGGAGCTGTGCCCAGCTTTCGGCGGCACCCCGCCGGAGTACCCAGGCTGGCCGGGCAGCACCGCGGACAATTCAGCGCAGGGCGAGATTGCTTAA
- a CDS encoding DUF5682 family protein: MKHTVEFFGVRHHSPTAALLVAERIKSRPPAAVLIEGPTEFNPAIQELSLDHTLPIMIYSWAPQDEGRRGVYYPLSSYSPEWLALRAAMAAGIPVRFIDAPFYLINDDEEPSPASNRVSELCRKFGVDDLDAAIDELIDVAGNLSYDEYCHRMEMLGSILRREDAAGQQRERFMADRIREMQALTDGTILVVCGAAHIDGLRAELSHNQRPAQWQQPEDDRYGSALTPTSYAALDALRGYRAGQPNPGFYAALFDDRSRGIRGTAERLLMELITELRQAKQRVSVADAIAVLTTARGLAALRGHDEVWRTDLLDAMTASLVKDNRGEDHPLIERIRTLLRGTEVGALAAGSTRPPLVVELLTELETLGLKPEVTQRLVSIDVSKGPAQSQLLHSLLVLGVAGVTLTESAQRNGVETWQLGWIPEFESTLVEAARYGGNREEAVITRLLERLGLASDDPEFIADVLLAALQCGVHDLVQTITMRCSSLIGQARQLTSLGAAMNKLVDAYRFGGLSGNSELSAIGDLIVASHARFCELLLALPPASDEEATDIVLSLRSPLQAMERGASLDLSATIWRTALVSTARDQEQALAVRGAATGALWVMEDVATTRTGAIEEQLNRINSPVDLGEFVFGLLQLAREVVTRRPEFVDALDEELGRLSPAQFLAALPGLRRAFAAYPPRERADIAARLLGDTAVKAVADFDIDEFALAEVISFEHYLLDRLSGYLGVDND, translated from the coding sequence ATGAAGCACACCGTCGAATTTTTCGGGGTGCGACACCACTCCCCGACCGCCGCTCTGCTGGTTGCCGAGCGGATTAAATCGCGCCCTCCCGCCGCGGTGCTCATTGAAGGACCCACGGAATTTAATCCTGCTATCCAAGAGCTGTCGCTGGACCACACTCTGCCAATCATGATCTATTCTTGGGCGCCCCAAGACGAAGGGCGTCGCGGTGTCTACTATCCGTTGAGCAGCTATTCACCGGAGTGGCTTGCGTTGCGGGCAGCTATGGCAGCAGGAATTCCGGTCCGGTTCATCGACGCGCCGTTTTACCTCATCAACGATGACGAAGAACCCTCTCCAGCGTCCAATAGGGTCTCGGAGCTGTGCCGGAAGTTCGGCGTTGATGATCTGGACGCCGCGATCGACGAGCTCATTGATGTGGCAGGAAACCTCAGCTATGACGAGTACTGTCACCGCATGGAAATGCTCGGTTCGATATTGCGTCGCGAAGATGCAGCGGGCCAACAGCGTGAAAGGTTCATGGCTGATCGCATCCGAGAAATGCAGGCACTCACCGATGGCACTATCCTCGTCGTATGTGGTGCCGCGCATATCGACGGCCTGCGCGCCGAACTCTCCCATAACCAGCGGCCTGCACAATGGCAGCAGCCCGAAGACGACCGCTACGGTAGTGCGCTCACCCCCACCTCCTATGCCGCCCTTGACGCTCTCCGAGGCTATCGCGCAGGTCAACCTAACCCGGGCTTTTACGCCGCGCTTTTCGACGACCGCTCCCGTGGCATCCGCGGCACCGCCGAGCGCCTCCTGATGGAACTCATCACTGAGCTACGCCAGGCTAAGCAACGGGTATCTGTCGCGGATGCCATTGCGGTGCTAACTACCGCGCGCGGACTCGCTGCCCTTCGTGGCCACGACGAGGTGTGGCGCACTGACCTGCTTGACGCCATGACTGCAAGCCTTGTCAAAGACAACAGAGGAGAGGATCATCCCCTCATCGAACGAATCAGGACCCTCTTGCGTGGTACCGAGGTTGGAGCGCTGGCAGCAGGTAGCACTCGGCCCCCACTGGTGGTGGAACTGCTCACTGAATTGGAAACTTTAGGACTCAAACCAGAAGTGACGCAGCGCCTGGTCTCGATTGATGTTTCCAAAGGTCCCGCGCAATCTCAATTGCTGCACAGTCTTCTAGTACTGGGCGTTGCTGGGGTAACTCTGACAGAATCTGCCCAGCGTAATGGCGTGGAAACGTGGCAACTCGGTTGGATTCCTGAGTTTGAATCCACCTTGGTGGAGGCAGCACGTTACGGCGGGAACCGTGAAGAAGCTGTCATCACGAGGCTATTAGAACGTCTTGGTTTAGCTTCAGACGATCCAGAGTTCATAGCCGATGTATTGCTGGCTGCACTGCAGTGTGGCGTCCATGACTTAGTCCAGACCATCACCATGCGCTGTAGCTCGTTGATAGGCCAGGCACGCCAACTGACTTCGCTAGGCGCGGCGATGAACAAACTTGTGGATGCATATCGGTTTGGCGGGCTGTCAGGCAATAGTGAACTATCCGCAATCGGTGATCTCATCGTGGCAAGTCATGCACGATTCTGCGAATTGCTACTCGCGTTGCCTCCCGCATCCGACGAAGAAGCTACGGACATCGTGCTTAGCCTGCGGAGCCCGCTCCAAGCCATGGAGCGCGGCGCGAGTCTGGACCTATCAGCTACGATCTGGCGTACAGCGCTCGTTTCTACTGCCCGCGACCAAGAACAGGCACTGGCAGTGCGTGGAGCCGCGACCGGTGCCCTCTGGGTGATGGAGGATGTGGCCACCACACGCACCGGCGCGATTGAAGAGCAACTCAATCGGATCAACTCCCCGGTTGACCTCGGTGAATTTGTCTTTGGATTGCTCCAGCTCGCGCGAGAGGTGGTTACGAGACGACCTGAATTCGTCGACGCTCTCGACGAGGAGCTCGGCAGATTGTCACCGGCACAGTTCTTGGCAGCATTGCCTGGTCTGCGCCGCGCCTTTGCTGCATATCCGCCGCGGGAGCGCGCCGACATTGCGGCTAGGCTGCTAGGAGACACTGCTGTCAAAGCAGTTGCGGACTTTGACATCGACGAGTTCGCCCTAGCAGAAGTTATCTCCTTTGAGCATTACCTATTGGATCGACTTTCCGGCTACCTGGGAGTGGACAATGACTGA
- a CDS encoding VWA domain-containing protein has product MTDERTTRWRLILGEGSEVLGEVDGIAARQLEALDFLYSRETTGGIGGIAPSALTIPTWINEIKELFPTEVCERIQSDAFERYGLAEMVTDPEILRTIQPSEALLHAILNTKHLMNEEVLDLARDIVRVVINEMMEKLRSEMRESLTGRKDPQRRSRRKVANNFDPKATIRANLKNYSPELGRLIISDPLFSSRSRRYWERWRIVVAVDQSGSMMGSVIHAAVCAAIFAGMPSLDTRLLAFDTEVVDLSSHIIDPVEALLQVQLGGGTSIYRALEYAESLIETPNKTMIVLISDLFEGAGGWRMEQAVRRMVESGAKVMILGALDQSGAGNYDIMAARTLASLGAEVGVMTPLELADWVAEVMA; this is encoded by the coding sequence ATGACTGATGAACGGACCACACGGTGGCGGCTCATCCTCGGCGAAGGTTCCGAAGTTCTGGGAGAAGTCGATGGGATCGCAGCCCGCCAACTGGAAGCACTCGACTTTCTCTATTCCAGAGAAACCACCGGAGGAATCGGTGGAATAGCGCCGTCGGCCCTGACGATTCCGACGTGGATCAACGAGATTAAGGAACTGTTTCCGACCGAAGTCTGCGAGCGAATCCAAAGTGATGCGTTTGAGCGCTACGGCCTGGCAGAGATGGTGACTGACCCGGAAATCCTACGCACAATCCAGCCTTCAGAGGCCCTTTTGCATGCCATCTTGAACACCAAGCACTTAATGAATGAAGAAGTCTTGGATCTCGCGCGCGACATTGTCCGTGTTGTCATAAACGAGATGATGGAAAAGCTGCGCAGTGAAATGCGGGAGTCATTAACTGGCCGAAAAGATCCACAGCGGCGCAGTCGCAGAAAAGTTGCGAATAACTTCGACCCCAAGGCGACTATCAGAGCAAACCTGAAAAACTACTCGCCAGAATTAGGCCGACTGATCATCAGTGATCCATTGTTTTCTTCGCGTTCGCGCAGGTACTGGGAGCGGTGGCGCATCGTGGTGGCAGTCGATCAGTCTGGTTCGATGATGGGGTCCGTCATCCATGCTGCCGTTTGCGCAGCGATCTTTGCTGGTATGCCCTCTTTGGATACTAGATTGCTGGCCTTTGACACCGAGGTCGTTGATCTGAGCAGTCACATTATTGATCCAGTTGAAGCGCTGCTGCAGGTACAACTTGGAGGCGGAACTTCGATCTATCGCGCACTGGAGTATGCCGAGTCTCTCATCGAAACACCGAACAAAACGATGATCGTGCTCATCTCTGACTTATTCGAAGGTGCGGGAGGTTGGCGAATGGAACAAGCTGTACGCAGGATGGTGGAATCGGGTGCGAAGGTGATGATCTTGGGCGCCCTTGATCAATCGGGTGCCGGCAATTACGACATTATGGCCGCACGGACCCTAGCGTCGCTTGGTGCCGAAGTTGGTGTCATGACCCCACTAGAGCTCGCCGATTGGGTCGCAGAGGTAATGGCATGA
- a CDS encoding ATP-binding protein gives MAQELQRPPAEVRYAADLELLARLDAELGRTAPKGWRLSAPAVVEFIVGRGEPGDKDYVTQKFIGPIAQVQRCVVTLATNRGLMLIGEPGTAKSLLSELLAAAISGDSSLTIQGSAATTEDAIKYSWNYAMLLAEGPSEKALVPAPMYQGMTSGAVVRFEEITRCAPEVQDALLSILSDRVLTIPEFEGARRNTHAVQGFGVIATANTRDRGVNEMSAALKRRFNFETIGAIGDADVETQLVQRETDYALERAGIPFRLPHDFTEVLVSIFRELRRGTAGGTGVERMSSAMSTAEAVAAGVSAGLESAWFGSGTPGGKELAAAIVGTALKDSKEDIARLKAYSERYLHGSKNPLRASLYEHLELDHVEKHTPR, from the coding sequence ATGGCACAGGAGCTACAACGGCCACCCGCAGAGGTTCGATACGCAGCCGATTTGGAATTGCTAGCTCGTCTGGATGCAGAGTTGGGTCGGACCGCTCCCAAGGGTTGGCGGCTATCGGCACCCGCAGTGGTTGAGTTCATTGTCGGCCGAGGTGAACCTGGCGACAAGGACTACGTGACTCAAAAGTTCATCGGGCCGATCGCTCAAGTTCAGCGGTGCGTGGTTACGCTTGCCACCAACAGGGGTCTGATGTTGATCGGTGAACCTGGGACTGCCAAGTCGCTGCTATCTGAGCTGCTTGCGGCGGCAATTTCCGGCGATAGTTCCCTGACTATTCAGGGCTCTGCCGCCACAACCGAGGATGCTATTAAATATTCCTGGAACTATGCCATGCTGCTTGCCGAAGGGCCGAGCGAAAAAGCATTGGTGCCAGCCCCGATGTATCAAGGAATGACCTCGGGTGCCGTCGTGCGATTTGAGGAAATTACGCGCTGCGCCCCAGAAGTCCAAGATGCGCTGCTGTCGATCTTGTCCGACCGAGTACTCACCATTCCTGAATTTGAAGGGGCCCGACGCAACACTCATGCTGTTCAGGGGTTCGGGGTCATCGCCACCGCCAACACTCGCGACCGCGGCGTGAACGAGATGTCGGCAGCGCTCAAACGACGCTTCAACTTCGAAACCATCGGTGCCATTGGCGACGCTGACGTGGAAACCCAATTGGTCCAGCGGGAAACGGATTATGCGCTTGAGCGAGCCGGCATACCTTTCCGACTGCCCCACGATTTCACCGAGGTGCTCGTGAGCATTTTCCGCGAACTGCGTCGTGGAACCGCAGGCGGGACAGGCGTCGAACGCATGAGCTCAGCAATGTCCACCGCCGAAGCGGTTGCCGCAGGAGTTTCCGCAGGGCTCGAATCCGCATGGTTCGGATCCGGCACGCCAGGTGGAAAGGAACTCGCCGCTGCTATCGTCGGGACGGCGCTGAAAGATAGTAAGGAAGACATCGCCAGGTTAAAGGCCTACAGCGAACGCTATCTCCATGGTTCAAAAAATCCCCTTCGGGCTTCGCTCTATGAACACCTGGAACTTGATCACGTCGAAAAGCACACGCCCCGCTGA
- a CDS encoding carbohydrate ABC transporter permease, with protein MQGTLKKYFPIFVLPTLIAFAIAFLVPFIIGFFLSFTEFTTISDAEWVGVDNYFEAFSEREGFVHSFGFTALVVIASVISVNIFAFAIAWILTRKLKGTNFFRTVFFMPNLIGGIVLGYTWQSMINAVLANYGTTIVSDWKHGYIGLVVLINWQLIGYMMIIYIAGLQNVPPELIEAAELDGAGRWELLRHVTIPMVMPSITICLFLTLSNTFKLFDQNLALTNGAPSSETEMVALNIVNTMFNRIGVEGVGQAKAVIFVVVVVVFAMFQLRATRSREVEA; from the coding sequence ATGCAAGGTACCTTGAAGAAGTATTTCCCCATCTTCGTGTTGCCGACTCTCATTGCGTTCGCGATCGCGTTCCTCGTCCCGTTCATCATCGGTTTCTTCCTCTCGTTTACGGAATTCACTACGATTTCCGACGCAGAGTGGGTCGGCGTTGACAACTACTTCGAAGCGTTCAGCGAACGAGAAGGCTTTGTCCACTCCTTCGGATTCACCGCGTTGGTGGTGATTGCTTCGGTGATTTCGGTGAATATCTTCGCGTTTGCCATCGCGTGGATTCTCACCCGAAAGCTCAAGGGCACCAACTTCTTCCGCACGGTGTTCTTCATGCCGAACCTCATCGGCGGTATCGTGCTTGGTTACACCTGGCAGTCGATGATCAACGCTGTGCTGGCGAACTACGGCACCACGATCGTGTCGGACTGGAAGCACGGCTATATCGGCCTGGTGGTGCTCATTAACTGGCAGCTCATCGGCTACATGATGATCATCTACATCGCCGGCCTTCAGAACGTGCCACCAGAGCTGATCGAGGCCGCGGAACTCGACGGTGCCGGCCGCTGGGAGCTCCTGCGACACGTCACGATCCCGATGGTCATGCCATCGATCACCATCTGTTTGTTCCTGACCCTGTCGAACACGTTCAAGCTGTTCGACCAGAACCTAGCGCTGACCAACGGCGCACCAAGTAGCGAGACCGAGATGGTCGCTCTGAACATCGTCAACACCATGTTCAACCGGATCGGCGTCGAGGGCGTCGGCCAAGCAAAGGCAGTTATCTTCGTGGTCGTAGTGGTCGTCTTCGCGATGTTCCAGCTGCGCGCCACCCGAAGCAGGGAGGTGGAGGCCTAA
- a CDS encoding MusI family membrane protein, with the protein MDRFLSPDSKFSAAMMMAADLVILNVLAVVCSLPIVSLGAVHRSLHQVTREMAQDNAVRPIRDFFAAMGKYPARMVAWSCVMVGFVLLATYEFVVIARAGLATGETVALSAAVLSGIVLITAVALWYLRVLSVPEALGNAIRQLPRTLLAVLAHTWWVLVLLFLPGQWGAVLAFQLIIGFALSAYLSNLALR; encoded by the coding sequence ATGGATCGGTTCCTCAGTCCAGACAGCAAGTTCTCGGCGGCCATGATGATGGCCGCCGACTTGGTTATCTTGAATGTCCTCGCAGTGGTGTGCTCGCTGCCCATCGTCTCGCTCGGAGCGGTGCATCGTTCGTTGCATCAGGTGACCCGGGAGATGGCTCAGGATAATGCGGTGCGCCCTATCAGGGACTTTTTTGCTGCTATGGGTAAGTACCCGGCTCGCATGGTCGCTTGGTCGTGTGTAATGGTGGGCTTCGTCTTGCTTGCGACCTACGAGTTCGTCGTTATCGCCCGAGCTGGCCTGGCAACAGGGGAGACAGTCGCGCTTTCCGCAGCGGTGCTCTCTGGGATCGTCCTGATCACCGCGGTGGCCCTGTGGTACCTCCGCGTGCTCTCCGTACCGGAAGCTCTCGGAAACGCCATCCGCCAGCTGCCACGCACATTGCTTGCAGTGTTGGCGCATACCTGGTGGGTCCTTGTGCTGCTGTTCTTGCCTGGTCAGTGGGGAGCGGTTCTGGCGTTTCAGCTCATCATCGGGTTCGCGCTGTCAGCGTACTTAAGCAATCTCGCCCTGCGCTGA